From the genome of Solanum lycopersicum chromosome 12, SLM_r2.1:
TTTATGCCCACGCGCCTTGAGCTCCATTGTTTCTCTGGGTGCCACACTTAATGCTTTTACAattccttatatatatatatatatatatataaagtttcaAGCGAGACATCCGTGTGTTGTGGCACCCCCAACCCTTCTACATAGATCCTCCTCTGCACTAGATTAAAGGATATCTTGGAACATTCtacatatctttaatttaaaaccacaaattcaaaattcttctttattagCTTAATATCTAGCTAATACCAAACAAACAAATGGAAAGGGAGGGAGTTATTAAAGAGTGTGTTTACCATATAACATTAAAGGTTGGTGATATCAATAAGCGATTCTCTGCACCTTTCAAATACTTCTCGTTTTGGTTACGGCCTCGAACAAATCGCTAAATTTCTTATATTACAACatgtttcaatttcaaaaataaaataaaattggataTAAGTATGGATTCTTCCTAGTCTAAGTCATTTAGTTTCTCAGTCGGGCACTCGAATTTCATTGATTGCAATTATATTGTGACCATATTGAATTATGCATTCTTCCTAGTCTAAGTCATTTGATTTCTCAGTCAGGCACTCGAATTTCATTAATTGCAATTATATTGTGACcatgttgaattatttttgCACTTCATTTACCGTTTCTTCTTTTTCGCCTTTGGCTGTATATTTGCATTCTTAgtatctttttaattaattttaatattacgTGGTGTTCACATCTTGTTAGGATCTAACACTATAGGTTCCTTTCTATATTAAAACTTTTTGTAGGAGAACAATAAGACCAAACATCCTCAACTTCTCTACGAGGCCAAGTTATACAATATTCTCCAGGGAGGAAGTATGTTTTGGATATTGTGCACTTTATGGATAGATGTACAGATTATGGTGTAATTTATAGTTTGCTCCTTTCTAGGTGGTGTACCACATATAAAATGGTCTGGTGTGGATGGTGATGACAACGTTCTGGTCATGGATTTATTGGGTCCTAGCTTGGAAGATCTCTTTGTCTATTGTGACCGGAAGCTTTCATTGAAGACTGTTTTAATGTTGGCGGACCAGATGGTAACAGCAGTTTCCCTTCAACACATTATAATGTTCATGCTACTATGTTTCTGTTTGATAAGAGCTTTACTTCATGTCAAAGGCGTAGCTAAAGTATACCATTTTGACTTTGGCCCATGTTCCATGATAGGTGGAAGCTTGTTCCAGAATTTGATCAGGTGAAATGAGCCTTTGGTTAGGAACAAGGGCATTTGTGTAGGAACATGACCGTCAGCTAATTAGTTGCTTTTTCTACATATTGGGCTTTTCTCTCCCTTTGACATTCTTATCCATTGTGGCTCTCAGCAATTATGTTGACTTAAATATTTTCAGGATTAAGACTAATAGAGCTGCACCAAAGTTTTGTTTTGTGCTCTCTGATTTGTCATGTCCCATAGATATTGGAGAACtattacattttaatatatacttaTTGGTAAATATGTAGGACCTTTGGAATGCATTGCGAGAGTGTTTTTACCAACATGgtcaatctttttaaaaaatttacttgCTGTTTTCCTTATTAGCCGCTTGGCTGATCAGATTCTTCTGCCTCTCCTTTTCTCAGATCACCAGAATCGAATATGTACATTCTAAGGGCTTTCTACACAGGGATATTAAGCCTGACAACTTTCTGATGGGTCTTGGTCGGAAAGCAAATCAAGTGACTTTCTTTCGTtctctttttagtttttattggTTTATCAGTTAGTTTGCTTTGTTCTTTTCTTCTGAATGAATCCTATTGTCATTATGTAATTTTCAGgtttatattattgattttggtCTTGCTAAAAGATACCGTGATGCGACTACAAATCGCCATATTCCTTACAGGTATAAGTTTTTGAATATGCTAATCTGaacttttttcatcatttatcaTTTATCTTTAAGCTTCCAAGTGTGTACTCATAAGTGTAATGTGTGATTCTAGttttagtttggttaaaacATAGAAGAGAGAACATTGATCACTTCTTAGATGCAGCGTTATGGATctaattttaatatcttttcttCTGTACAGAGAGAACAAAAATTTAACTGGAACAGCACGCTATGCCAGTTGTAATACTCATCTCGGAATTGGTGAGAGAAGATACTATTTTCCTTGATTGTTTTTGTCTCCCCATCGTAAAACCTGTAAAGTATTTGGCAAGGAAAATAATTAACCTTTATTCCTGCCTGTGAAGAAGAGggttattaaaataaaatctatctTCACATTTGAATGTCCTCTTTATGTTATACAGAGCAAAGCCGGCGGGATGATTTAGAATCTCTTGGATATGTTCTCCTTTATTTCTTGAGAGGCAGGTGTGTGGTTTTTCAATTAGATTAAACCTTTCTATTCCTTGGtgtatcaaatattattttgaccAACATATTGGTTCTTCAATAGCCTCCCATGGCAGGGTCTAAAAGCTGCCACAAAGAAGCAAAAGTATGACAAAATATGTCAAAAGAAGTTATCAACTCCTATTGAGGCATGTGTACCTGAATAGCTTCCCTTGCCACTGCTCCTTATgtctcttattttttaaaacaaaaggtTCTTATTCTGACTCTTTGTACTATTTCCTGGTGAAGGTTTTATGCAAGTCTCATCCTGTTGAGTTTGCTTCGTACTTCCACTACTGTCATTCGTTGACATTTGATCAGCGACCTGATTATGGATTCTTAAAGCGCCTCTTTCGTGAACTTTTTACTCGTCAAGGTATGCCTAAAGTTAAGCTTCATCAACTCCTTGGACAACACCAGGGTTCTTTAATAAATACCCTCCTGGGTACATTGAAATCTATCTGCAGAAGTTCAACTGATGTACATCTATGTGTCACGCAGGATATGAGTTTGATTACATATTTGATTGGACCATCCTAAAGTACCAACAGGCACAAACAAGTAAACCACAGCATCGGGTATCTTTTTTAGCTTGTCCTGTTTCCTGAATTCATTTTAACTATGATTAATCACTTCTCACTTGATGACATGCTATAATTTGAGCTTGTACTTTTCTTCTTGTTCCTTAAATAAACAAGCTGAATAGTGCATCTTTTTAGTCAAGGCTTGCTTGATGAGttgtttttattcaaaattttgactGTTCTGTGATTTTGCAGCAAGTTGGTGGTGAAAGTAGCCGAGCAATTCCAATGGATGTTGAAAAGCGTCAAGGTTGATAACTAAAATTGGAAATTTCTATTTCTACAAATGAGGAGAACTATGTAGTAGTATAAAAagtgaaagatgttatgttttgtgagtTGTGAATATGGTTTACATCCATTCTATCTGCACAAAATGGTTTCCTTTATTCTGGGTTGAGTGGTTATAATCCAGCAGTAAAGTGTGTGCAGACTTGCTTTGTCAAAAAGTTTATGCAGACTTGCACAGATAAATTAAGAGAAAGAAGACTTGAGTTAGAAGTATGCTAGTAGAAAACATACttcaattttgttttggatGTCATGTTAATTTCTGTTGATGTAATTAGGTTAAATCAGCTGAACTGTTCCTTCTACAGTTTCTACAGGCAACAATGGACCTTATGTTGCTGAGGTGACTGATCGTCTAAGGCCGAATAACCCTTCCAGTCCTGGAATTCGTATGCAAT
Proteins encoded in this window:
- the LOC101254665 gene encoding protein kinase superfamily protein, coding for MDRIVGGKFKLGRKIGSGSFGEIFLATHIDSFEIVAVKIENNKTKHPQLLYEAKLYNILQGGSGVPHIKWSGVDGDDNVLVMDLLGPSLEDLFVYCDRKLSLKTVLMLADQMITRIEYVHSKGFLHRDIKPDNFLMGLGRKANQVYIIDFGLAKRYRDATTNRHIPYRENKNLTGTARYASCNTHLGIEQSRRDDLESLGYVLLYFLRGSLPWQGLKAATKKQKYDKICQKKLSTPIEVLCKSHPVEFASYFHYCHSLTFDQRPDYGFLKRLFRELFTRQGYEFDYIFDWTILKYQQAQTSKPQHRQVGGESSRAIPMDVEKRQVSTGNNGPYVAEVTDRLRPNNPSSPGIRMQFKSPTNRNLTSANLERNVLSSAHMPSSSLAPVLPRANATKPVLPTETTHDGDNGGSSWMSSLRRISSAK